In the genome of Myxococcus stipitatus, one region contains:
- a CDS encoding 2OG-Fe(II) oxygenase: MSAPARLKRAVRGPSVEERLEALDWTVLASELDARGCASLSRMLTPDECSALAGLYASEAPFRSRVVMSRHGFGRGEYKYFAYPLPDLIARLRHGLYPTLSSIANRWNEAMRIDTRYPGTHEDYLQQCHRAEQLRPTPLLLRYGEGDYNCLHQDLYGDEVFPLQVAFLLSEPERDFTGGEFVLTEQRPRMQSRAEVVPLRQGDGVIFPVHHRPVQGTRGIYRVNMRHGVSRIRSGHRHTVGIIFHDAR, translated from the coding sequence ATGAGCGCACCGGCGCGTTTGAAGCGGGCGGTGCGAGGGCCCTCCGTCGAGGAGCGGCTGGAGGCGCTCGACTGGACGGTCCTGGCCTCCGAGCTGGATGCACGCGGCTGCGCGAGCTTGAGCCGGATGTTGACGCCCGACGAATGCTCGGCGCTCGCCGGGCTTTACGCGTCGGAGGCGCCGTTCCGCAGCCGTGTCGTCATGTCGAGGCACGGCTTCGGGCGAGGGGAGTACAAGTACTTCGCCTATCCGCTCCCCGACCTCATCGCGCGCTTGCGACACGGGCTCTACCCGACCCTGTCCTCCATCGCGAACCGCTGGAACGAAGCGATGCGCATCGACACGCGCTACCCGGGGACACACGAGGACTACCTCCAGCAGTGCCACCGCGCCGAGCAGCTCCGGCCCACCCCGTTGCTGCTCCGGTACGGCGAGGGGGACTACAACTGCCTGCACCAGGACCTCTACGGCGACGAGGTGTTTCCCCTCCAGGTGGCCTTCCTCCTGTCGGAGCCGGAGCGCGACTTCACGGGAGGCGAGTTCGTGCTCACCGAGCAGCGTCCTCGCATGCAGTCCCGAGCGGAGGTGGTGCCGCTGCGTCAGGGGGATGGCGTCATCTTCCCGGTGCACCATCGGCCCGTGCAGGGGACCCGGGGCATCTACCGCGTCAACATGCGCCACGGTGTCAGCCGCATCCGCTCCGGACATCGCCACACGGTGGGCATCATCTTTCATGATGCCCGGTGA
- a CDS encoding multidrug efflux RND transporter permease subunit has product MFVDFFIRRPVFAIVCSILLTLVGAIAIPTLPISQYPDLAPPQVTVTATYVGASAEIVESAVTIPIEQELNGVEGMRYITSTSSNDGTSQITVTFEATRDIEVAAVDVQNRVSRAAARLPAQVNQTGIVVNKASNQMLMTVGLSSPDNRYDAKFLSNYADVNLKDAIKRVRGVGEVRIFGERKFSMRLWLDPTELARRKLTPQDVTRALQEQNLQVAAGQVGQPPSSEEQPYQLAVRARGRLVEPEEFGEIILMRDATGKSVRVKDVGRVEMGAESYGTLLRFNGKTGVGLAVFQLPTANALDVRDGVFKELDRLSQQFPPGMTYQTGTDTTLAVRASIHEVLKTLVEAIALVILVIFLFLHGWRSVLITAFTLPVSLVGTFAFVQLMGFSINTLTLFGLTLATGLVVDDAIVVIENIERLMVERRLSPRQAAREGMKEVAGAVIAISIVLVAVFVPVALFPGTTGAIYRQFALTIAASVALSTFCALTLTPALSARMLKHHHGEKWVFFRWVDKVLDATRSLYGRSLRVFLKRPLIVLVAFLACIAATVALFRMAPTGFIPDEDQGYVIISIQGPEGMSLAQSEKVLAQVEEVLKAQPEIRAMFAIGGFSFQGSGPNLATVFSSLVPWEERPGKNQTVAALVERLRGPLSKIGGARVIPFQPPAIRGVGSVGGFQFIVEDAAGTRTLDELATATQELVAKGNADGRLRGVLTAFNADTPLLDVEVDRQKAKALGIPIEQIFGTLQVYMGSQYVNDFNYANRTYRVYLQAEQQFRDSPSDIGSFYVRSESGEMIPLESVVKVTPTVSAQVIRHYNLFRSAEVNGAPAPGVSSGQAMQAMKTLADENLPQGMTGEWTGISLEQQESGGQTLIIFGLGLLFVFLVLAAQYESFSLPFVIILSVPLAIMGALGMQLLRGYANDVFCQVGLVMLVGLASKNAILIVEFAEQLRESGKSALDAVIEASEVRLRPILMTSIAFLLGVVPLMTAQGAGAAARNSLGTAVFGGMLVSTIVNLIFIPGLYVLMQKVRGEARREDAEDDAPAPAPAR; this is encoded by the coding sequence GTGTTCGTCGACTTCTTCATCCGCAGACCCGTCTTCGCCATCGTCTGCTCCATCCTGCTGACGCTGGTGGGGGCCATCGCCATCCCCACGCTGCCCATCTCCCAGTACCCGGACCTGGCTCCGCCCCAGGTGACGGTGACGGCGACCTACGTGGGCGCCAGCGCCGAAATCGTGGAGAGCGCCGTCACCATCCCCATCGAGCAGGAGCTCAATGGCGTGGAGGGCATGCGCTACATCACCTCCACCAGCAGCAACGACGGCACCAGCCAGATCACCGTCACCTTCGAGGCCACGCGCGACATCGAAGTCGCCGCCGTCGACGTGCAGAACCGCGTCAGCCGCGCCGCCGCCCGCCTGCCCGCGCAGGTGAACCAGACGGGCATCGTCGTCAACAAGGCCTCCAACCAGATGCTGATGACGGTGGGTCTGTCCAGCCCGGACAACCGCTACGACGCCAAGTTCCTCAGCAACTACGCCGACGTGAACCTCAAGGACGCCATCAAGCGCGTGCGCGGCGTCGGCGAGGTGCGCATCTTCGGCGAGCGCAAGTTCTCCATGCGCCTGTGGCTGGACCCGACGGAGCTGGCGCGCCGCAAGCTCACCCCGCAGGACGTGACGCGGGCGCTCCAGGAGCAGAACCTCCAGGTCGCCGCCGGCCAGGTGGGCCAGCCGCCCTCCAGCGAGGAGCAGCCCTACCAGCTCGCGGTCCGCGCGCGCGGCCGTCTGGTGGAGCCGGAGGAGTTCGGCGAGATCATCCTGATGCGCGACGCGACGGGAAAGAGCGTGCGCGTGAAGGACGTGGGCCGCGTGGAGATGGGCGCGGAGAGCTACGGCACGCTCCTGCGCTTCAACGGGAAGACGGGCGTGGGTCTCGCCGTGTTCCAGCTCCCCACCGCCAACGCGCTCGACGTGCGCGACGGTGTCTTCAAGGAGCTCGACCGCTTGTCGCAGCAGTTCCCTCCGGGCATGACGTACCAGACGGGCACGGACACGACGCTCGCGGTGCGCGCGTCCATCCACGAGGTGCTCAAGACGCTGGTGGAGGCCATCGCCCTCGTCATCCTGGTCATCTTCCTGTTCCTGCACGGCTGGCGCAGCGTGCTCATCACCGCCTTCACCTTGCCAGTCTCGCTGGTGGGCACCTTCGCCTTCGTGCAGTTGATGGGCTTCTCCATCAACACCCTCACCCTCTTCGGACTCACGCTGGCCACGGGCCTCGTGGTCGACGACGCCATCGTCGTCATCGAGAACATCGAGCGACTGATGGTGGAACGGCGCCTGTCTCCCCGACAGGCCGCGCGCGAGGGCATGAAGGAAGTGGCGGGCGCGGTGATTGCCATCTCCATCGTGCTGGTGGCGGTGTTCGTCCCGGTGGCCCTCTTCCCCGGCACCACGGGCGCCATCTACCGGCAGTTCGCGCTCACCATCGCCGCGTCCGTGGCGCTCTCCACGTTCTGCGCGCTGACGCTCACGCCCGCGCTGAGCGCCCGGATGCTCAAGCACCACCACGGTGAGAAGTGGGTGTTCTTCCGGTGGGTGGACAAGGTGCTGGACGCGACGCGCTCCCTGTATGGCCGCAGCCTGCGCGTGTTCCTCAAGCGCCCCCTCATCGTGCTGGTGGCGTTCCTCGCGTGCATCGCCGCCACGGTGGCGCTGTTCCGCATGGCCCCCACGGGCTTCATCCCCGACGAGGACCAGGGCTACGTCATCATCTCCATCCAGGGCCCGGAGGGCATGTCGCTGGCCCAGTCCGAGAAGGTGCTGGCCCAGGTGGAGGAGGTCCTCAAGGCGCAGCCGGAGATTCGCGCGATGTTCGCCATCGGCGGGTTCTCCTTCCAGGGCTCGGGCCCGAACCTGGCGACGGTGTTCTCCAGCCTCGTGCCGTGGGAGGAGCGCCCCGGAAAGAACCAGACGGTGGCGGCGCTGGTGGAGCGGCTGCGGGGCCCGCTGAGCAAGATTGGCGGCGCGCGCGTCATCCCCTTCCAGCCCCCCGCCATCCGCGGCGTCGGCAGCGTCGGCGGCTTCCAGTTCATCGTCGAGGACGCCGCCGGTACGCGCACGCTCGATGAGCTCGCGACCGCCACGCAGGAGCTGGTGGCGAAGGGCAACGCGGACGGACGGCTGCGCGGCGTGCTCACCGCCTTCAACGCGGACACGCCGCTGCTGGACGTGGAGGTGGACCGCCAGAAGGCGAAGGCGCTCGGCATCCCCATCGAGCAGATCTTCGGGACGCTGCAGGTCTACATGGGCAGCCAGTACGTCAACGACTTCAACTACGCCAACCGTACCTACCGCGTGTACCTCCAGGCCGAGCAGCAGTTCCGCGACAGCCCGTCGGACATCGGCTCGTTCTACGTGCGCAGCGAGAGCGGCGAGATGATTCCGCTCGAGTCGGTGGTGAAGGTGACGCCCACGGTGTCCGCGCAGGTCATCCGCCACTACAACCTGTTCCGCTCGGCGGAGGTCAACGGCGCGCCCGCGCCGGGGGTCTCCTCCGGTCAGGCCATGCAGGCCATGAAGACCCTGGCGGATGAGAACCTGCCGCAGGGCATGACGGGCGAGTGGACGGGCATCAGCCTGGAGCAGCAGGAGAGCGGTGGGCAGACGCTCATCATCTTCGGCCTGGGTCTGCTGTTCGTGTTCCTGGTGCTGGCGGCGCAGTACGAGAGCTTCAGCCTCCCGTTCGTCATCATCCTCTCGGTGCCGCTGGCCATCATGGGCGCGCTGGGCATGCAGCTCCTGCGGGGCTATGCGAACGACGTGTTCTGCCAGGTGGGTCTGGTGATGCTGGTGGGCCTTGCCAGCAAGAACGCCATCCTCATCGTGGAGTTCGCGGAGCAGCTGAGGGAGAGCGGCAAGAGCGCCCTGGACGCGGTCATCGAAGCGTCCGAGGTCCGCCTGCGCCCCATCCTGATGACCTCCATCGCGTTCCTCCTGGGCGTCGTGCCGCTGATGACGGCGCAGGGCGCGGGCGCGGCGGCGCGCAACTCTCTGGGCACGGCGGTCTTCGGCGGCATGCTCGTGTCCACCATCGTCAACCTCATCTTCATCCCCGGCCTCTACGTGCTGATGCAGAAGGTGCGCGGCGAGGCCCGGCGAGAGGACGCGGAGGACGACGCTCCGGCGCCTGCTCCGGCGCGGTGA
- a CDS encoding glutaminase, with product MHDFQAILDEVMAAVRPVVGQGRVANYIPALASVDPSRFGMALATVDGEVFGVGDWRRPFSVQSISKVFALALTLSRDGDAIWRRVGKEPSGNPFNSLVQLEYEQGVPRNPFINAGALVMTDRLLSLTGDSRGAVRDFLRAESGNPAVDFDPVVATSEAEHGHRNAALAHFMKSYGNIENPVPLVLEHYFWQCSLSMSCADLARACGFLARHGQTASGTRLLSRSQAKQVNAVMLTCGTYDAAGEFAYRVGLPCKSGVGGGIIAVIPNRCGLCVWGPGLDSHGNSVAGVEALDRFTTLTGLSVF from the coding sequence ATGCACGACTTTCAGGCGATTCTCGACGAAGTGATGGCGGCGGTGCGGCCCGTGGTGGGGCAGGGGCGAGTGGCGAACTACATCCCCGCCCTGGCCTCGGTGGACCCTTCGCGCTTCGGCATGGCACTCGCGACCGTCGACGGAGAGGTCTTTGGCGTGGGGGACTGGCGCAGGCCCTTCTCCGTGCAGAGCATCTCCAAGGTGTTCGCGCTCGCGCTGACGTTGTCGCGCGATGGGGACGCCATCTGGCGCAGGGTGGGCAAGGAGCCGTCCGGCAATCCGTTCAACTCCCTGGTGCAGCTCGAGTACGAGCAGGGCGTGCCGCGCAACCCCTTCATCAACGCGGGGGCCCTGGTCATGACGGACCGGCTGCTCAGCCTCACGGGGGACTCGCGAGGCGCGGTGCGCGACTTCCTCCGCGCGGAGAGCGGCAACCCGGCCGTGGACTTCGACCCGGTGGTTGCCACGTCGGAAGCGGAGCATGGCCACCGCAACGCCGCGCTCGCGCACTTCATGAAGAGCTACGGCAACATCGAGAACCCCGTGCCCCTCGTCCTGGAGCACTACTTCTGGCAATGCTCGCTGTCGATGAGCTGCGCGGACCTGGCGCGGGCGTGTGGCTTCCTCGCGCGGCATGGACAGACGGCGAGCGGGACTCGCTTGCTCTCGCGCAGCCAGGCCAAGCAGGTCAACGCGGTGATGCTCACCTGTGGCACCTACGACGCCGCGGGAGAGTTCGCGTACCGCGTGGGATTGCCCTGCAAGAGCGGCGTCGGAGGCGGCATCATCGCCGTCATCCCCAATCGTTGTGGCTTGTGTGTCTGGGGCCCGGGGCTCGACTCGCACGGCAACTCGGTTGCCGGTGTGGAGGCGCTGGACCGGTTCACGACGCTGACGGGACTCTCGGTGTTCTGA